In a single window of the Globicephala melas chromosome 10, mGloMel1.2, whole genome shotgun sequence genome:
- the LOC115844341 gene encoding protein CEBPZOS-like translates to MARTLDPLAKKIFKGVLVGELVSIFGAYFLFKKMNTSQDFRQTMSKKFPFLLEVYYKSIEHSGMYGIREQDQEKWLNSKN, encoded by the coding sequence ATGGCCCGTACTCTGGATCCACTGGCAAAGAAGATCTTTAAAGGAGTTTTAGTAGGTGAACTTGTGAGCATTTTTGGagcatattttttgtttaaaaagatgaACACAAGCCAAGATTTCAGGCAAACAATGAGCAAGAAATTCCCTTTCCTCTTGGAAGTTTATTACAAATCCATTGAACACTCTGGAATGTATGGCATCAGAGAACAAGATCAAGAAAAATGGCTGAACAGCAAAAATTAG